Proteins co-encoded in one Gleimia hominis genomic window:
- a CDS encoding LPXTG cell wall anchor domain-containing protein, whose product MKKSIATGIAAAFVLTGLAAAPGAFAVVGNEGKPVAIDDVRPADGAVDSPKYEESDVQADENPTGEKPITTDNPAVTPNINPPLKDEDPTGDKPILSDSEKPMGIPPALKDEDPTGNKPITSESEEDPMGIPPALKDEDPAGNKPITSESEEEDPMGIPPALKDEDPAGNKPITSESEEDPMGIPPALKDEDPAGNKPITSESEEEDPMGIPPALKDEDPAGNKPITSESEEEDPMGIPPALKDEDPAGNKPITSESEEDPMGIPPALKDEDPAGNKPITSESEEDPMGIPPALKDEDPAGNKPITSESEEEDPMGIPPALKDEDPAGNKPILSDSEKPSLTLDDFINWEGIKDILKPGKTIDDLIDHEKLADLIASMKEEGKQEAPKAEEGTQESPKAEEGKKAEAVVNAAGEQKVVKVAKATTAAPKALASTGADSSAAALLGLTALTLGGVGVAAARRRAH is encoded by the coding sequence ATGAAGAAAAGTATTGCAACAGGTATTGCTGCAGCGTTTGTTCTGACCGGGCTTGCAGCGGCACCCGGTGCTTTTGCCGTAGTGGGCAACGAGGGAAAACCGGTCGCTATCGATGATGTTCGTCCAGCGGACGGCGCGGTAGACAGTCCAAAGTACGAGGAATCAGACGTGCAAGCGGATGAAAACCCGACTGGTGAGAAGCCGATTACTACCGACAATCCCGCGGTTACACCGAACATCAACCCGCCGTTGAAGGATGAGGACCCGACTGGTGATAAGCCGATCTTGAGTGACTCGGAGAAACCGATGGGTATTCCTCCGGCGCTAAAGGATGAAGACCCGACTGGTAACAAGCCGATCACCAGTGAGTCCGAGGAAGACCCGATGGGTATTCCTCCAGCCCTAAAGGATGAAGACCCCGCTGGTAACAAGCCGATCACCAGTGAGTCTGAAGAGGAAGACCCGATGGGTATTCCTCCAGCACTGAAGGATGAGGACCCGGCTGGCAACAAGCCGATCACCAGTGAGTCCGAGGAAGACCCGATGGGTATTCCTCCAGCACTGAAGGATGAGGACCCGGCTGGCAACAAGCCGATCACCAGTGAGTCTGAAGAGGAAGACCCGATGGGTATTCCTCCAGCACTGAAGGATGAGGACCCGGCTGGTAACAAGCCGATCACCAGTGAGTCTGAAGAGGAAGACCCGATGGGTATTCCTCCAGCACTGAAGGATGAGGACCCGGCTGGTAACAAGCCGATCACCAGTGAGTCCGAGGAAGACCCGATGGGTATTCCTCCAGCACTGAAGGATGAGGACCCGGCTGGTAACAAGCCGATCACCAGTGAGTCCGAGGAAGACCCGATGGGTATTCCTCCAGCACTGAAGGATGAGGATCCAGCTGGTAACAAGCCGATCACCAGTGAGTCTGAAGAGGAAGACCCGATGGGTATTCCTCCGGCGCTGAAGGATGAGGATCCAGCTGGTAACAAGCCGATCCTGAGCGACTCCGAGAAACCAAGTTTGACGCTTGATGACTTCATTAACTGGGAAGGCATCAAAGACATTTTGAAGCCTGGTAAGACGATTGATGACCTCATTGATCACGAGAAACTGGCTGACCTGATTGCTTCCATGAAGGAAGAGGGCAAGCAGGAAGCTCCTAAGGCCGAGGAGGGAACGCAGGAGTCCCCCAAGGCTGAAGAAGGTAAGAAAGCTGAAGCAGTGGTTAACGCTGCCGGCGAGCAGAAAGTTGTGAAAGTTGCGAAAGCAACCACGGCTGCTCCTAAGGCTCTTGCGTCAACTGGTGCGGACTCCAGTGCGGCCGCCCTGCTGGGCCTAACCGCTCTGACACTCGGTGGTGTAGGTGTAGCTGCTGCACGTCGCCGCGCACACTAA
- a CDS encoding MerR family transcriptional regulator, producing the protein MLFGDVLADIGPDTGYRGKVACHAAGITYRQLDYWARTGLVEPSIRSARGSGSQRLYSFRDVLVLKVVKRLLDTGVSLQQIRVAVGHLKNRGVEDLSSITLMSDGASVYECRSRDEMIDLIEGGQGVFGIAVGRVWREIEGSLAELPSEEAQPAVVDELAALRHARRSAS; encoded by the coding sequence ATGTTGTTTGGGGATGTTCTTGCTGACATTGGACCTGACACGGGTTATCGCGGCAAAGTAGCTTGCCATGCAGCTGGGATTACTTACCGGCAGTTGGATTATTGGGCTCGCACGGGCCTGGTGGAGCCGTCGATTCGGTCTGCTCGCGGTTCCGGTTCGCAGCGTTTGTATTCTTTCCGTGACGTGTTGGTGTTGAAGGTTGTTAAACGTTTGCTGGATACGGGTGTTTCTTTGCAGCAGATTCGGGTTGCGGTGGGGCATCTGAAGAATCGTGGGGTAGAGGACTTGTCTTCTATCACCTTGATGAGCGACGGTGCTTCCGTGTATGAGTGTCGTTCTCGTGATGAGATGATTGACTTGATTGAGGGCGGCCAGGGCGTTTTCGGTATTGCGGTTGGTCGCGTGTGGCGTGAGATTGAGGGGTCTTTAGCGGAGTTGCCTTCTGAGGAGGCGCAACCGGCGGTTGTGGATGAGCTCGCTGCGTTGCGGCATGCACGGCGCAGCGCCTCTTGA
- the ftsR gene encoding transcriptional regulator FtsR yields the protein MSRQPKYTISQVLERVKPEFPALSVSKIRYLEDEDLVNPHRTPAGYRKYSEADIKRLRYVLAQQRDSYLPLKVIHEQLLALDAGHDVEVPAAARVVSDRGESRTPASSFISVRQLMDLTGVSKSQVEDLVELGLLSPDLAGYFPTRSIRVVQLILSARNLGIAPRNLRSVRAGAERTADLIDMSVQSTRARGRSGDKERANARARELAGTLGELQVEFLRIAVDRLSK from the coding sequence GTGAGTAGGCAGCCAAAGTACACGATCAGTCAGGTTCTAGAGCGGGTGAAACCGGAGTTCCCAGCACTGTCGGTTTCTAAAATCCGGTATTTGGAAGATGAGGATCTCGTTAACCCGCATCGCACTCCTGCGGGGTACCGCAAGTATTCGGAAGCGGATATTAAACGTCTGCGTTATGTGCTTGCCCAGCAGCGAGATTCATATCTGCCTCTGAAGGTGATTCACGAGCAGCTTTTAGCGTTGGATGCCGGCCACGACGTTGAGGTTCCCGCTGCTGCCCGCGTGGTGAGTGACCGGGGCGAGTCGCGAACTCCAGCTTCGAGTTTCATTTCGGTGCGGCAACTGATGGATCTGACGGGTGTGTCGAAGTCACAGGTGGAGGACCTAGTTGAGCTGGGGTTGCTTTCTCCAGATTTAGCGGGGTATTTTCCAACTCGTTCGATCCGAGTGGTGCAGCTGATTTTGTCTGCACGGAACTTGGGGATAGCGCCGCGGAACCTGCGTTCGGTACGGGCTGGTGCGGAACGAACTGCGGATCTAATTGATATGAGCGTGCAGTCTACGCGGGCGCGCGGCCGGTCTGGGGATAAGGAGCGGGCGAATGCGCGGGCGCGGGAGCTCGCAGGAACGCTTGGTGAGTTGCAGGTAGAGTTCTTGCGTATCGCCGTCGATAGGTTATCGAAATGA
- a CDS encoding FHA domain-containing protein — protein sequence MSINNNAPDPSQTAVFGTVGHASDVPEDTFVRTPLSPRDQAAVDALPAGSALLIVQRGPNSGARFLLDGDRTTAGRSPKADIFLDDVTVSRRHCEFRRTDEGYVVRDSGSLNGTYVNREREEQALLEAGDEVQIGKYRLTYHPSAQ from the coding sequence ATGTCTATTAACAATAATGCACCCGACCCGTCACAGACCGCTGTTTTTGGCACAGTTGGCCACGCTTCGGATGTTCCTGAGGACACGTTCGTCCGCACGCCGCTTTCACCACGCGATCAGGCTGCGGTTGACGCCTTGCCAGCTGGTTCTGCACTGTTGATTGTGCAGCGCGGCCCTAATTCGGGAGCACGGTTTCTACTTGACGGAGATCGCACCACCGCTGGGCGGAGTCCGAAGGCGGATATTTTCTTGGATGATGTGACTGTTTCGCGCCGCCACTGTGAGTTCCGCCGTACGGATGAAGGCTACGTGGTGCGCGATTCCGGTTCCCTCAACGGTACGTATGTGAACCGGGAGCGGGAAGAGCAAGCTTTGCTGGAGGCCGGTGACGAAGTGCAGATCGGCAAGTACCGTCTTACGTATCATCCTTCTGCGCAGTGA
- a CDS encoding DUF881 domain-containing protein: MARRRLRDLLYTSISPTHVVIALLCLLLGFALVTQLKVRRSDPLEGLSEEELVTLLDQLGSSEEQLRSERGDLQAQLRRLESAQSQAEVARETAQKEQTVAQILSGRKPVEGPGIRMTIYPDEPLRATLFVTVLGELRNAGAEAIELNGNRINASSFITMRGENIAVSGKELEPPYEWAVIGNADTIAPALEIAGGAASQLRGFGARVDITKVPDLVIRSTVAPVDYEHAQVVP; the protein is encoded by the coding sequence ATGGCGAGAAGGCGGTTGCGGGATCTACTGTACACTTCGATTTCACCTACGCACGTGGTGATTGCTCTGTTGTGTCTGTTGCTTGGATTCGCGTTGGTGACCCAGCTGAAGGTGCGTCGGAGTGATCCTTTGGAGGGGTTGTCTGAGGAGGAACTGGTGACGCTGCTAGACCAGCTGGGTTCTTCGGAGGAACAGTTGCGGTCTGAACGCGGGGATTTGCAGGCGCAGTTGCGTCGGTTAGAGAGCGCGCAGTCGCAGGCCGAGGTGGCGCGTGAAACCGCGCAGAAGGAGCAGACGGTAGCGCAGATCCTGTCGGGCCGTAAACCGGTGGAGGGCCCGGGGATAAGAATGACTATTTACCCTGATGAACCTCTTCGGGCCACATTGTTTGTAACGGTGTTGGGGGAGCTGCGGAACGCGGGAGCGGAGGCGATTGAGCTGAACGGTAACCGCATCAACGCCAGTTCTTTTATCACGATGCGCGGGGAGAATATCGCGGTTTCGGGTAAGGAGTTGGAACCGCCGTATGAGTGGGCGGTTATCGGGAATGCGGATACTATCGCTCCGGCGTTGGAGATTGCCGGTGGGGCTGCTTCGCAACTGCGTGGGTTTGGAGCGCGGGTGGATATCACCAAGGTTCCGGATCTGGTGATTCGTTCTACGGTTGCACCAGTGGATTATGAGCATGCCCAGGTTGTTCCCTGA
- a CDS encoding small basic family protein: MIAIFGLIIGVVLGIVLDPVVPAVLQPYLPVAVVAALDALFGATRAYLEGQFNDKQFIISFFWNVLVASLLVLLGVQLGVGAALTTAVLVVLGIRIFSNAGAIRRHLFGA; encoded by the coding sequence GTGATCGCGATTTTCGGGTTGATTATCGGCGTGGTTCTGGGGATAGTTTTAGACCCGGTGGTGCCGGCAGTGCTGCAGCCTTACCTACCGGTTGCGGTGGTGGCGGCTTTGGATGCGCTTTTTGGTGCGACCCGCGCTTATCTGGAGGGGCAGTTTAACGACAAGCAGTTCATAATCTCTTTTTTCTGGAATGTGCTGGTGGCTTCGCTTTTGGTGCTGCTTGGCGTGCAGCTGGGCGTCGGGGCCGCGTTAACCACCGCCGTGCTGGTGGTGCTTGGGATCCGAATCTTCTCTAACGCCGGGGCCATTCGCCGGCACCTTTTCGGAGCGTAA
- a CDS encoding DUF881 domain-containing protein: MARVDASVENEGGAGRNGSAAGKKTALRKRDAAASMSLLQELLYDPLNYGYSKVPQRNGRERPKRSAWGRVVTLVLAVVLGLVVTVSTRSLLAQLNSGDVVNKSLRSQVQMSRQSVNTLQDEVDTLQGKVQILSKQDDSARPADSNSVALAQSQELRGEGVVLTVREDAHADAKGRVQDADLRVLINALWAGGAEGITLGDVRVGPTTSVRTAGGAILVNFRPIEPPYVLQAIGDASDLQAAVTNGDTGTYVAALNREYNISTRIDIKDNLVLPAANNRTVEQARLMKEELQ; the protein is encoded by the coding sequence TTGGCTAGAGTAGATGCCTCGGTTGAAAACGAGGGTGGTGCGGGGCGAAATGGTTCCGCGGCGGGGAAGAAAACCGCTTTGCGCAAGCGGGATGCTGCCGCATCCATGTCTCTTTTGCAGGAGCTTTTGTATGATCCGCTGAACTATGGGTATTCGAAAGTACCTCAAAGAAATGGGCGGGAGCGCCCGAAGCGGTCGGCTTGGGGACGTGTGGTTACGCTGGTGCTTGCAGTGGTGCTCGGGCTAGTGGTTACGGTGAGTACGCGCAGTCTGTTGGCGCAGCTTAACTCGGGTGACGTGGTGAATAAGTCTTTACGCAGCCAGGTTCAGATGAGTCGGCAGAGTGTGAATACTCTTCAAGATGAGGTGGATACTTTGCAGGGCAAAGTGCAGATTCTGTCTAAGCAAGATGACAGTGCTCGCCCGGCGGATAGTAACAGTGTTGCGTTAGCCCAGTCGCAGGAGCTGCGGGGGGAGGGCGTGGTGCTAACCGTGCGGGAGGATGCGCATGCAGATGCGAAGGGCCGGGTGCAGGACGCAGATTTGCGGGTGTTGATTAACGCGTTGTGGGCCGGTGGTGCGGAAGGAATTACGCTTGGTGATGTTCGGGTTGGCCCAACCACGTCTGTGCGCACGGCGGGCGGAGCGATTTTGGTTAACTTCCGGCCCATTGAACCACCGTATGTGCTGCAGGCAATTGGTGATGCCAGTGATTTGCAGGCCGCGGTTACAAACGGGGATACGGGCACGTATGTTGCAGCGTTGAATCGGGAGTACAACATTTCGACCCGTATCGATATTAAAGACAACCTCGTTCTGCCGGCGGCGAATAATCGTACGGTAGAACAGGCGCGCTTGATGAAGGAGGAATTGCAGTGA
- the pepN gene encoding aminopeptidase N — protein sequence MHTITREEAAQRSQTIDLETIDVTLDLTGAAGEGTTFTSVSELTFTTRVPETFLDVIADSVDSVEVNGAAAQYEFDGGRVTLTNLPVGVELTVRVEAQCKYSTTGEGLHRYRDPEDGATYLYTQYEPTDARRVYACFDQLDLKARWQFTIAADTDWVVLSNQPQVSETTQGAFTTRVFDRTPPLSSYITAVIAGPYTRVDGGVWRGGAADSQPVDVPLALYCRAALAPYLDSDEVLAVTRAGLDFYHARYNYTYPWGKYDQVFVPEYNLGAMENPGCVTFNENYISRDRTTRSERQSRANTIFHEMCHMWFGDLVTPRWWDDLWLKESFADNQGSAGLVAATPYKGEWATFAAGRKEWAYYQDQLSTTHPIAASIPDVDAAKHNFDGITYAKGAAVLKQLVAYVGESAFYAGASDLFKRHAFSSASLNDLLEVLEAHSERSDLKDWAHRWLQTTGPSRLSCSREDRLLSITQAGEVMRPHTIRVGFFKGEDAVRVDQVEVTIRQQTYELELSEKQMSADFILLNDDDLTYAVIELHGPDLAYAVDHVHRMAHPTSRAVVWSALWAAMLTQKLPPARYIEAVGRHAESETEDAVLEDVINQAVKALRYFTPGIHRDERAAWFAQRALENCANETERDRQHIWATAAVQALTLDRSNRPEQNRFLEDLANQNSSLITVGPSLAWRARVALAARGRFTQTQVDAARQEDNTGEGRVWALRTGAAIPERKSRLNAWDMVLADKLTNQEMSAVLAGLAVGGIGNQVPGFAGGFFDEVGPYWMEHSIGMGNRFVAGAFPDLIDASNPADAQALLYQVSYWLSESDAPAALRRLMEEKRDDLRQRFEVQQAWLE from the coding sequence ATGCACACGATTACACGCGAGGAAGCCGCTCAGCGGAGTCAAACAATCGACCTGGAAACAATCGACGTCACGTTGGACTTAACGGGGGCCGCGGGGGAGGGCACGACATTCACTTCGGTAAGTGAGTTGACGTTTACCACCCGCGTGCCGGAAACATTTCTAGATGTGATTGCCGATAGTGTCGATTCTGTTGAGGTCAACGGGGCCGCCGCACAGTACGAGTTTGACGGCGGGCGGGTAACGCTTACAAACCTACCAGTTGGGGTAGAGCTGACAGTGCGGGTTGAAGCGCAGTGTAAGTATTCAACTACCGGTGAGGGGCTGCATCGGTATCGGGATCCAGAAGATGGCGCCACGTACCTGTATACGCAGTATGAGCCCACGGATGCGCGGCGGGTTTACGCTTGTTTTGACCAGCTAGATTTGAAGGCCCGGTGGCAGTTCACGATTGCGGCGGATACCGATTGGGTGGTGTTATCTAATCAGCCGCAGGTATCCGAAACTACGCAGGGGGCGTTCACGACCCGAGTTTTTGACCGCACGCCACCCTTGTCGTCGTATATTACAGCGGTGATCGCGGGCCCGTACACGCGCGTTGATGGTGGGGTTTGGCGCGGTGGCGCCGCAGATTCGCAGCCAGTGGATGTGCCGCTGGCCCTGTATTGCCGGGCTGCGCTAGCCCCGTATTTGGATTCCGACGAGGTGCTGGCGGTGACGCGCGCGGGGTTGGATTTTTACCACGCCCGCTACAACTACACGTACCCGTGGGGTAAGTACGACCAGGTGTTTGTTCCCGAATACAACTTGGGGGCAATGGAGAACCCGGGGTGCGTGACGTTTAACGAAAACTACATTTCGCGCGATCGCACTACGCGCAGTGAGCGGCAGTCGCGGGCGAATACGATTTTTCACGAAATGTGCCACATGTGGTTTGGGGATTTGGTGACGCCCCGCTGGTGGGACGACTTGTGGCTAAAGGAATCTTTTGCGGACAACCAGGGCAGTGCGGGTCTGGTGGCTGCCACCCCATATAAAGGGGAGTGGGCTACGTTCGCAGCGGGCCGCAAGGAGTGGGCTTACTATCAGGATCAGCTTTCTACCACCCACCCGATTGCCGCGTCGATTCCCGACGTGGATGCTGCGAAACATAACTTCGATGGCATCACTTACGCAAAGGGCGCGGCCGTGTTGAAACAGTTGGTGGCGTACGTTGGGGAGAGCGCGTTTTACGCGGGCGCGAGTGATTTGTTTAAGCGCCACGCCTTTTCAAGTGCTTCCCTTAATGATTTGCTTGAGGTTCTAGAAGCTCATTCTGAGCGTTCGGACCTCAAAGACTGGGCGCATCGGTGGTTGCAGACAACGGGGCCGAGCCGGCTCAGTTGTTCGCGTGAAGATCGGCTGTTAAGTATCACCCAGGCAGGTGAGGTGATGCGTCCGCACACTATTCGCGTGGGCTTCTTCAAGGGTGAGGACGCGGTTAGGGTCGATCAGGTTGAGGTGACGATTCGGCAGCAAACTTACGAGCTGGAACTGTCTGAAAAGCAGATGAGCGCGGATTTTATCTTGCTGAACGACGATGACCTCACGTATGCCGTCATTGAGCTGCACGGGCCTGATTTGGCGTACGCTGTCGATCACGTGCACCGCATGGCGCACCCTACTTCTCGGGCCGTGGTGTGGTCCGCTCTGTGGGCGGCTATGCTCACTCAGAAGCTCCCGCCCGCGCGGTACATAGAGGCCGTGGGTCGCCACGCGGAAAGCGAGACTGAGGATGCTGTATTAGAGGACGTGATCAACCAAGCGGTTAAAGCCTTGCGGTACTTCACCCCAGGTATCCACCGGGACGAACGAGCTGCGTGGTTTGCTCAGCGTGCATTGGAAAACTGCGCTAACGAAACTGAGCGCGATCGGCAGCACATTTGGGCAACTGCGGCGGTGCAGGCACTTACATTGGACCGCTCTAACCGCCCCGAGCAAAACCGGTTCCTAGAGGATCTTGCGAACCAGAACAGCAGTCTAATTACCGTGGGGCCATCATTGGCGTGGCGAGCCCGAGTGGCCCTCGCAGCACGCGGTCGGTTTACGCAAACGCAGGTGGATGCGGCGCGGCAGGAGGATAATACGGGTGAAGGCCGGGTGTGGGCCCTGCGGACGGGGGCGGCGATTCCGGAACGCAAGTCGCGCCTAAACGCTTGGGATATGGTGCTTGCCGACAAGTTGACTAATCAGGAGATGTCCGCGGTGCTGGCGGGTCTTGCCGTCGGCGGGATAGGTAACCAAGTGCCCGGTTTCGCAGGTGGTTTCTTTGACGAGGTGGGGCCGTACTGGATGGAGCATTCGATCGGGATGGGCAACCGGTTCGTGGCGGGAGCGTTCCCAGATCTGATTGACGCGTCGAATCCGGCGGATGCGCAGGCCCTGCTGTACCAGGTGTCGTACTGGCTGAGTGAGTCGGATGCGCCCGCTGCTTTGCGACGTTTAATGGAGGAAAAGCGAGATGACTTGCGGCAACGATTCGAGGTACAGCAGGCTTGGCTAGAGTAG